The Collimonas sp. PA-H2 genome contains a region encoding:
- a CDS encoding porin: MKVLLSIIGGSCALAFSPVVQAQTEIPVSEKKAAAPSSVVFYGVLDAGVTFVNNEGGHGNTKLDTGVMEPNRWGVKGVEDLGGGLSVVFQLESSFNLDDGSLSSPGTMFDRVAMVGLANRYGQITFGTQYDLINDYVTPFNISAGASGYAAHQGNFDRIAGNAIQRSIKLASADFKGLTFGALYSFADKSLHPDENDSEGAGSGTAWNIGARYARGPFSAGAAYMRLNTPRGTQAIGPYPSLGLTHFLGQPTFVIDAESGERVPFKNMAIDSQKIFAIGAAYEIGNLTAMANFADIEFRGYGQASDLRLLEIGGRYHLSAALDGTLGYQRMHFEGTKANQISLGLDYHLSKRSDLYVSADYRRASRGVNGVIGNSFAPSSNSTQSLLRVGMRHVF, from the coding sequence ATGAAAGTTTTATTGAGCATCATAGGCGGCAGCTGCGCATTGGCGTTTTCTCCTGTAGTCCAGGCGCAAACCGAGATTCCTGTCAGCGAAAAGAAAGCCGCTGCACCAAGCTCCGTAGTGTTTTATGGCGTGCTGGATGCCGGCGTCACCTTCGTCAATAATGAAGGCGGGCACGGCAATACCAAGCTGGACACCGGTGTGATGGAACCGAACCGCTGGGGTGTCAAGGGCGTGGAAGACCTGGGCGGAGGGCTGAGTGTCGTGTTCCAGTTGGAGAGTAGCTTCAACCTGGACGATGGTTCCTTGTCCTCGCCAGGCACGATGTTCGACCGGGTGGCGATGGTCGGCCTCGCTAACCGCTACGGGCAAATAACCTTTGGCACCCAGTACGATCTGATCAACGACTATGTCACGCCTTTCAACATCAGCGCCGGCGCCAGCGGCTACGCCGCGCACCAGGGGAATTTCGACCGCATTGCCGGCAATGCCATCCAGCGCTCGATCAAGCTCGCCAGCGCCGATTTCAAGGGACTGACCTTTGGCGCGCTGTATTCATTTGCCGACAAGAGCTTGCATCCGGACGAAAATGACAGCGAAGGCGCCGGCAGCGGCACGGCCTGGAATATCGGCGCCCGCTATGCACGCGGCCCGTTTTCCGCCGGCGCTGCCTACATGCGGCTGAACACGCCGCGCGGCACCCAGGCGATCGGACCTTATCCAAGCCTGGGCCTGACGCATTTCCTCGGTCAGCCGACCTTTGTCATCGATGCCGAAAGCGGCGAGCGCGTTCCGTTCAAGAACATGGCTATCGACAGCCAGAAGATCTTCGCCATCGGCGCCGCCTATGAAATAGGGAACCTGACCGCCATGGCGAATTTTGCGGATATCGAGTTCCGCGGCTATGGCCAGGCATCGGATCTGCGCCTGCTGGAAATCGGCGGCCGCTACCATCTCAGTGCGGCGCTGGACGGTACGCTGGGCTATCAGCGCATGCATTTCGAAGGCACCAAGGCGAACCAGATTTCGCTGGGGCTGGATTACCACTTGTCCAAGCGCAGCGATCTGTATGTGTCAGCGGATTACCGGCGCGCGTCGCGCGGGGTGAATGGCGTCATCGGCAATTCGTTTGCACCGTCCAGCAATAGTACGCAGAGCCTGTTACGGGTGGGGATGCGGCACGTGTTTTAA
- a CDS encoding SIS domain-containing protein, with product MTSLMLKEARSAAEHVALQLSQDRERYAELGQRLRAAPPSSILTVARGSSDHAANYCAYLIMARLGRIVASLPLSLVTLNKAPLIARDALAIAISQSGQSPDVIEPIRYFRDSGATTVALVNDVASPLANAAEWALPLHAGAELSVAATKSFITSLVAAARLTAHWQDDAAFLAAIEALPQALTAATELDWSPAIEVLAPSSRIMVVGRGISLPLALESALKFKETSAIQAEAFSGAEIKHGPMALIDEGYPLLIFATRGPTQAGLLKLAEEMRGRGAKVLLAAPDDVAARDLTLPVAATPDLDPIVAIQAFYVMAAQLSVARGMDPDQPRHLSKVTKTQ from the coding sequence TTGACCTCGTTGATGCTTAAAGAAGCCCGCTCGGCGGCAGAACATGTCGCCTTGCAGCTCAGCCAGGACCGCGAGCGCTATGCCGAACTCGGCCAGCGCCTGCGCGCCGCGCCGCCGTCCAGCATCCTGACCGTGGCGCGCGGCAGTTCCGACCATGCCGCCAATTACTGCGCCTACCTGATCATGGCACGCCTCGGCCGCATCGTCGCTTCGCTGCCGCTCTCGCTGGTGACGCTCAACAAGGCGCCGCTGATCGCCCGCGATGCGCTCGCCATTGCGATTTCGCAATCGGGCCAGAGCCCGGACGTAATCGAGCCTATTCGCTATTTCCGCGACAGCGGCGCCACTACGGTAGCGCTGGTGAATGACGTCGCGTCACCGCTAGCTAACGCTGCCGAATGGGCGCTGCCCTTGCATGCCGGCGCGGAACTGAGCGTGGCCGCCACCAAAAGCTTTATCACCAGCCTGGTGGCTGCCGCCCGCCTGACTGCGCACTGGCAGGACGACGCTGCCTTCCTGGCCGCCATCGAAGCCCTGCCGCAAGCTTTGACCGCCGCCACCGAGCTCGACTGGAGCCCGGCGATCGAGGTGCTGGCGCCCTCCTCCCGCATCATGGTGGTTGGCCGCGGCATCAGCTTGCCGCTGGCGCTGGAATCGGCATTGAAATTCAAGGAAACCTCGGCGATCCAGGCGGAAGCCTTCAGCGGCGCCGAAATCAAGCATGGCCCGATGGCCTTGATCGACGAAGGCTATCCGCTGCTGATCTTCGCCACCCGCGGACCGACCCAGGCCGGCTTGCTCAAGCTGGCCGAGGAAATGCGCGGCCGCGGCGCCAAGGTGCTGCTGGCGGCGCCGGACGATGTGGCGGCGCGCGACCTGACTTTGCCTGTGGCTGCTACGCCGGACCTTGATCCGATCGTGGCGATCCAGGCTTTCTATGTGATGGCGGCTCAATTGTCGGTAGCACGCGGCATGGATCCGGATCAGCCGCGGCATTTGAGTAAAGTGACTAAAACGCAGTAA
- the nagA gene encoding N-acetylglucosamine-6-phosphate deacetylase, with protein sequence MNTSSNLTQLHGNVLTTEGWVAGSIGFSDMIAEISGEALEQPPEQGDYILPGFIDLHVHGGGGKDIMEAGDAVHVVSRLHAQHGTTSMLATTMTAPLEELEAALGAIGKACRGRRAGSARVLGAHLEGPYINPGKLGAQPDFAIAATVEQIDWLRSFAPLKLITIAPEINGHMALVKTLSKLGMRVQIGHTLGTYEDGVAALKNGAAGFTHLFNAMSSFHHRQPGMAGAALAHAEYAELIPDLLHVHPGAIKTALRAIPRLFCVTDSTAASGMPDGDYMLGRQVVHKCLGGVRLDNGTLAGSTLTMDQALRNLVSLGLEIAEASLRVSTYPADYLGMQERGRLKEGCFADILVLDRQLKLKAVYVEGERIDLVDA encoded by the coding sequence ATGAATACCAGTAGCAACCTGACGCAACTGCATGGCAATGTCCTGACCACCGAGGGCTGGGTCGCCGGCAGCATCGGTTTCAGCGACATGATCGCCGAGATCAGCGGCGAGGCGCTGGAACAGCCGCCAGAGCAAGGCGACTATATCCTGCCCGGATTTATCGACCTGCACGTGCATGGCGGCGGCGGCAAGGACATCATGGAAGCCGGCGACGCCGTCCATGTGGTCTCGCGCCTGCATGCCCAGCATGGCACCACCAGCATGCTGGCCACCACCATGACGGCGCCGCTGGAAGAGCTGGAAGCAGCGCTGGGCGCGATCGGCAAGGCTTGCCGCGGCCGCCGCGCCGGCAGCGCGCGGGTGCTGGGGGCGCATCTGGAAGGCCCCTACATCAATCCGGGCAAGCTCGGCGCCCAGCCTGACTTCGCGATTGCCGCAACGGTCGAGCAGATCGACTGGCTGCGCAGCTTCGCGCCCTTGAAGCTGATCACCATCGCACCGGAAATCAACGGCCACATGGCGCTGGTCAAGACGCTCTCGAAACTGGGCATGCGGGTGCAGATCGGCCATACCCTGGGTACTTATGAAGACGGCGTCGCCGCCCTCAAAAACGGCGCCGCCGGCTTCACCCATCTGTTCAATGCGATGAGCTCCTTCCATCACCGGCAACCGGGCATGGCGGGCGCCGCCCTGGCGCATGCCGAATATGCCGAGCTGATCCCGGACCTGCTGCACGTCCATCCGGGCGCCATCAAGACCGCGCTACGGGCGATCCCACGCCTGTTTTGCGTCACCGATTCGACCGCCGCCTCCGGCATGCCGGACGGCGACTACATGCTGGGCCGCCAGGTGGTGCACAAATGCCTGGGCGGTGTGCGGCTGGACAACGGCACCCTGGCCGGCAGCACGCTGACCATGGACCAGGCGCTGCGCAACCTGGTGTCGCTGGGACTGGAAATCGCCGAAGCCTCGCTGCGCGTCTCCACCTATCCGGCCGACTACCTCGGCATGCAAGAACGCGGACGCCTGAAAGAAGGCTGTTTCGCCGATATCCTGGTGCTCGACCGCCAGCTCAAACTCAAAGCCGTCTATGTAGAAGGAGAAAGAATTGACCTCGTTGATGCTTAA